CCTGTGTGTCAGTTTCTCCTCCTCCATGGTTGGCACAGCATCTCCGTGAAGGTCCCTGTGATGCGCAGAAATGTGTCCCCTAGAGACAGGCTGAAGTCCTTGCCCCTAAGGCCTGTGACTGTCACCTTATCTGGAAACTGGGTCTCTGCAGATGCAATGGAGTTCAGGTGAGGATGTTGGGTGGCCCTAATCCACTAGGACTGGGTCCTTAGAAGaagagaagacacacacacagacggacagagagaaagaaggccATGTGAGAACAGGAGGCGGTGGCTGGATGGATGCGGCCACAAGTCGAGGCACAGCGAGTCTTGCCGGCAACTCTAGCAGCTGGGAGGGAGGCCTGGAACAGACCCACCCCAGAACCTTCGGAGGGAAcgcagccctgcccacaccttggcTGTGGACTTTGGCCTCCAGAGCTGAGAGGAGAAATGTTTTCCATCCTCCAGTGCGTGGGTCTTGATTCCAGCAGTCCCAGGAAAGAAACACAGTGTCTTTGGTGAAGGAGTTCCTAGCACAGACTTGGCTTTTAAGTTCCCCTCTGTGTGCAGCGGGGAGGCCCTTGGGCTGGCAAGGCCAGCAGACCACTGTCAGGTGGTTCTCGGATCCCGGGCTGAGAGATGGGCTGTGCTGGACAGTGTCACTGAAGCCCGTGTGATACAGGCTCTTGTCCCAATTACAAGCCAGTTCCAGCTGACAGCCACCCTTCCACACAGACTCTCACATCCCCACCTCAGGGTGACTCCATAATTTACCATCACTTCTGGAAAGGGGTCATTTTGTAACTGATACACGAGCTTGCTTTCAGTTGCTTCCTGCTTTTATGCAGGGGTCTGCCCACAAAAGTGGTTTGCTGCCTGGGGCAGAAGCCCCTTCTTCTCCCCCAGGAGACACACtcataaaatttgcttttttataaagctttttttaatgtggatcatttaaaagtctttattgaatttgttataaatacaatattgcttctattttatgttgtttttttttttgtcctgaagCATGTGGGAGCATAGATCCCTGAGCAGAGGGATTAAACACACACCCCCTGcgctggaaggcgaagtcttaaccactggaccaccagtgttagtcactcagtcatgtccgactctttgcccccatggactgtagcccaccaagctcctctcccatgggattctccaggcaagaatgctggtgtgggtagcaatttcctctccaggggatctccctgatccagggatcaaaccccagtttcccacactgcaagcagatttcTTTACCTCCCGAGccacctggaccaccagggaagtccccccaatttttttttaaagcacaggcTCTCGAAGCAAACCACTGCATTGCTTTCATCACATATTCTGTGTCACTTGTGTAAGTTACTTGGACGCTCTGAGCTTCTTTTACCTCATGAGAAAAACTTGACCAAGGACAAGGATGCCCACCCACAGGATGGTGGGAAGAAAAACAGGGCAACACTTGTAAAGCCTTTGATTCACTTAGGGCTTTACTTAGTGTACTAAGTACCCTTTACTGAGTGTACTTAGTGAAGAgagcatggagaaggcaatggcaacccactccagtactcttgcctggaaaatcccatggacagaggagcctggtaggctgcagtccatggggtcgctaggagtcggacacaactgagcgacttcaatttcccttttcacttccatgcattggagaagaaaatggcaacccactccagtgttcttgcctggagaatcccagggacgggggagcctggtgggctgccgtctatggggttgcccagggtcagacacgactggagcgacttagcagcagcagtgaagagTAAGTATTGAACACATTTTAGTTTATAAAGAGTATTCCTATTGCCAGCATCTCACAATGCTGGACACACAAGTAGGTACTCAGtgcatgtttgttgaatgaaggaaggaaggaatgaccTTGTTCAAATGACCTAATTGCTCTGtactcagtttccacatctataaaatggtgataataatagtaGTTATTGTGAATTTGGGCTGTATTTTATAGGAACGCTCTACTTTCAGATACTGGGGGAAACTATATTTAAAGCACAGCAGGTTGGCTCCTTAGCTGACCATCTCCTCTCCTCCTCAAAGTGGGAAGGCAACAACTTAGGAATGGTGGATGCCTCTTCACCGGTGTGGGTGCTTGAAGGAGCCCGCTGAGCCACAGAGATAGTCTCAAAGCCCCAGGCAGGTATGAGGAGCTATGCTCTGTGCTCTGACTCAGGAGGGCAGCCTGGCTCTTCACCTTTCTCCACCTCCCCCAGCACAACAGTCATCAGAATGTCTGTGCAGCTAGCTTCCAGTTAAGGTCTCCCAGGTCTTGCATATTTAAAGCAACTGGGGTTACAAGACCAGGATAAGAAGGAGGTAGGAACCCAAGAAAAGGACCAGGAGGAGGAGTTAGTCACTTGCTATGTGCGCCCATCCTTCAGGGCTCACTTTAGAGGTGTCTTCAACCTGTGAACCTCCCTTGACTTTTCCTAGATTTTGGGTGCCACTCGCAAAGCCCTCTGTGCTGGCCCTAGCCCTACAATCCTCCTGTTTCCTGTAAGTTCTTGCTTACTGTTGTTGCCCATGCCTAGTGCAAGACTTGGCAcaaagtagttcagttcagttcagtcgtgtccgactcttagggactccatggactgcagcacgccaggcttccctgtccatcaccaacttcccaagcttactcaaactcatgtccactgagtcggtgatgccatccaaccatctcatcctctggcacaaTGTTGGCacccagtaaatatttgctaagtTTATTCTGAAAcctttgtgctaagttgcttctttgtgaccctatgactgtaacccaccaggctcctctgtccatgggattctccaggcaagaatactggagtgggttgccatttcctcctccaggggatcttccctacacaaggattgaacccatgtctcatgtctcctgcactggcaggcagattcttcaccacgaGTGCTATCTTGCTGATGGTGACGTTAGAATTGGAAAAAAGCCTCAGCCCTCATCAACATCAACAATCTTAGTGTAAGGAGAAagcagagacccaggaaaacgaAGGGCTCTGCTCCAAGTCCTAAAGAGACTGAGGAAAAGTCAAGTGTAAGACTTCTCACTCCAAGTCCAACACACCCCCCCATCATCCTACCGTTCCCGGTCAGTCAGCTCTCCTGTCAGCCTCGGCTGGGGCAGCTCAGCTAGAGATGTCTGGATCAAGTCGCCATCATAAAGAGAACTTAACGGGAAACTTCATCTGTCACTCACATCCTTCCCCCTGCtgcaggcagagaggcaggtggggCTGCTATTCTGAGATCCCCTTGGGAGAGCTGCAAACCCAGGCAGAGCCCTGGAGCTCCAAGCCTTCGGTGGCACCCCGTCTCCATGGGAACAGCCAGGGGCACCCTGCTTCCTCTCTTTTCGTCTTCCTTACAGTTAAACCTTCGACCCCTGGCATGAGAAATGTATACTGATGTTTCCTCTTTGTCAGATTTGAGCTAAGGTCAAAGGAGCAAGAGAGCGATTCAGTAATTAGCTGTATCATATTTTGATTTGAGAAAGCCCATTATTGGCAGCTGGCTAAATTGAACTCACCCAGATAGGATGGGAAGGGGTGTCTGTGTGTGGACTAAGGCAGAAAAGGGTGGCTGAGAAAAGTCAGGGGTTCCATCCCCAACTCATTCCACAGCCCCAGAACCTTCGGATTGTAATTTTAATGAAACTTTCAGTATACAGATCGCCATTCTTTCCCTGCCTCTGTATTGGTTCCTGACTCAGTCCTCCGTTGGGAGTGGTCCAGGAAACATCATCTTTCCATGGGGTCTCTTAGTGGGAGATTTCCAAGGACTCAGGCCTAAACTGTTCCCATCAAGGGTTTACTCTTAGCCCTGTCTCTGACACAGAAGGTCAAAGCCGGGTATCCTTTCCAGGCTTTCCCCCCGCAGgatggagaagagaggaaaatggCCACGGGCAATCCAGGCCACGGTGCCCAGGAGATGTCCGGCATGGGTCTCTGGAACCAGGGAGCAAACGTAGGGAAAGCCCGGGTCCGGGCTAGAACGAAGCTCAGAAGAAGAGCGCGGGTGCGGCCACGTCGGTGGGCGTGGGCCAGGCTGGGCTCGAGAGGTCAGCTCCGGAGGCCGGGTGGGCGGCTCCTCCATGGACGCGCTGGTGTCGCACCAGGTGGGTCTTGCGGCTGAAGCTCTTGCCGCACTGCGGGCAGGGGAAGGGGCGGGAGCCCGTGTGCACCGCCTGGTGGCGGACCAGGTTGGTCTTGGAGCTGAAGCTGCGGGCGCACACGGCGCAGGCGTGGGGCCGACTGCCCGTGTGCACCGCCTGGTGGCGGCCCAGGTGCGACTTGCGGCTGAAGCGGCGGCCGCACTGCGCGCAGGCGAAGGGCCTGGCGCCGCTGTGCGCCCGGGAGTGGGCCACCAGGTTGGGCCGCGAGCCGAAGCGGCGGCCGCACTGCGCGCAGGCGAGGGGCCGCTCGCCCGTGTGGACCCGCCGCTGTCGCGCCAGGTGTTGCCCGTGGGCGAAGCTGCGCCCGCACTCGGGGCAGAGGAAGGACCGCTCGCCGGCCGGAGCGCCCGGGAGCGCCGGTGTGCCTCGGGGCGCGCAGGCCAAGGGCTCGGGGGCCGCGGGGTCCACAGGGGCGCCTAGAGCGCACTCGTCGCACCCGAAAGGGCGCCCCTCGCCGCTGTGCAGGCGCTGGTGCGTGGCGAGGTTCTTCTTCCAGCCGAAGCTCAGGCCGCAGTGGGAGCAGGCGAAAGGCTTGGGGCcggcaggggagggggtgggggacgggGCAGGGGACGTGGGCGAGGCGGGCGCGTCGGGAGAGGGCGGGGTGCGGCCGGCCGCCGCGTGCACCCTCTGGTGCCTCACCAAGTGCTGCTTGTGCGTGAAGCTGCGGGCGCACTGCGCGCACTGGTAGGGCCTCTCGCCCGTGTGGATGCGCTGGTGGCGGATCAGGTGCGTCTTTTTGCGGAAGCGCTTCTCGCACTCGGGGCAGGGGAAGGGCCGCTCGCCCGTGTGCGTCTTCTGGTGCGAGCCCAGGTGGATCTTCTGGCTGAAGCGCTTGCCGCACTCGGCACACGGGTAGGGCCGCTCGCCGGTGTGCGTGCGCAGGTGGCGGGTCAGGTGCGCCTTCTTGCTGAAGCGCTTGTCGCACTCCGAGCAGGGGAAGGGCCGCTCGCCGCGGTGGCTGCGTTGGTGCAGCAGCAGGTGCGCGCGCTGCGTGAAGCTGCGGCCGCAGTCGGGGCAGGCGCACGGGCCCTCGCCGCGGTGCAGCCGCTGGTGTAGCCGCAGGGTCAGCTGGTCCCGGAACCGCCGCTCGCACTCCCCGCAGCCGTAGGGCTTCTCCGAGGCGGTCGGGACCCACCCGGCCAGGGCGAGCCCACCCAGTGTCCCTGGGGCCCCCGGCTCCAGCTTATACGCGGCGGCCAGAGACCCCAGGTCCGGCGGGGGAAAGGGGCTGGGGCGTAATGCCAGATGCTGGGGCCATTCTGCCTCCTCGTGGGCCTCCCGATCCTCCTCCTTCTCTACCTTCACCTTCCGAATCATCCATTCATCCCCTGAAAGGGCAAAACAAGAGGAGTCTGTTAAACCCCAcgtttgtggttcagctggtaaaga
This is a stretch of genomic DNA from Dama dama isolate Ldn47 chromosome 18, ASM3311817v1, whole genome shotgun sequence. It encodes these proteins:
- the ZNF467 gene encoding zinc finger protein 467 isoform X1; the protein is MRENLEALSSLGLSVGQPEMTPQSEPGEGSHDAQERMSPPREERVLGTCSGHEAPRPEKGAHREQAEAPCRGGQVCAPRKPEPMGSCPGDEWMIRKVKVEKEEDREAHEEAEWPQHLALRPSPFPPPDLGSLAAAYKLEPGAPGTLGGLALAGWVPTASEKPYGCGECERRFRDQLTLRLHQRLHRGEGPCACPDCGRSFTQRAHLLLHQRSHRGERPFPCSECDKRFSKKAHLTRHLRTHTGERPYPCAECGKRFSQKIHLGSHQKTHTGERPFPCPECEKRFRKKTHLIRHQRIHTGERPYQCAQCARSFTHKQHLVRHQRVHAAAGRTPPSPDAPASPTSPAPSPTPSPAGPKPFACSHCGLSFGWKKNLATHQRLHSGEGRPFGCDECALGAPVDPAAPEPLACAPRGTPALPGAPAGERSFLCPECGRSFAHGQHLARQRRVHTGERPLACAQCGRRFGSRPNLVAHSRAHSGARPFACAQCGRRFSRKSHLGRHQAVHTGSRPHACAVCARSFSSKTNLVRHQAVHTGSRPFPCPQCGKSFSRKTHLVRHQRVHGGAAHPASGADLSSPAWPTPTDVAAPALFF
- the ZNF467 gene encoding zinc finger protein 467 isoform X2; translation: MRENLEALSSLGLSVGQPEMTPQSEPGEGSHDAQERMSPPREERVLGTCSGDEWMIRKVKVEKEEDREAHEEAEWPQHLALRPSPFPPPDLGSLAAAYKLEPGAPGTLGGLALAGWVPTASEKPYGCGECERRFRDQLTLRLHQRLHRGEGPCACPDCGRSFTQRAHLLLHQRSHRGERPFPCSECDKRFSKKAHLTRHLRTHTGERPYPCAECGKRFSQKIHLGSHQKTHTGERPFPCPECEKRFRKKTHLIRHQRIHTGERPYQCAQCARSFTHKQHLVRHQRVHAAAGRTPPSPDAPASPTSPAPSPTPSPAGPKPFACSHCGLSFGWKKNLATHQRLHSGEGRPFGCDECALGAPVDPAAPEPLACAPRGTPALPGAPAGERSFLCPECGRSFAHGQHLARQRRVHTGERPLACAQCGRRFGSRPNLVAHSRAHSGARPFACAQCGRRFSRKSHLGRHQAVHTGSRPHACAVCARSFSSKTNLVRHQAVHTGSRPFPCPQCGKSFSRKTHLVRHQRVHGGAAHPASGADLSSPAWPTPTDVAAPALFF